tgctgTCAATTTCTGTGGgattcttgttttctttggCCGAAATTGAGTACCTGGTGTGATCGTCTTGATAGGGAATTGTTCTTGAATTGGGTCCTTTTAGGATGTGGGCTTATAGTATTTTTCCTCTTGTCGTGGATATGATACTGCAAGTATAATAAGAAGTTGAAATTGAATCGACTCTGTTTTGTGGTTAGTGGTGCTAAGCCCTTACCTACTTGACTGGACTGTTCCAACTTCGGAAAATTCAAGACAATTTGGATGAGAGTTTGCTTATTTCAATAGCAATTGATGTCTCAGAGCTTTATCTCTCAACCATTCCTGTGCGCGCACACTGGGGCGTACGTGTGTGTTTGGGGAGTGGTGCAAATGGTGATCTGTTACTTGTCAGTACTTGTGATTGTGGGAATCCAAGAAAGATCATCTCCTGGATGGCTTTCTTGAAGGTTGATTTTAAAGCATTCATATCGATCGAAACTGTTGTTATGTAGTGTTCTGATGTGCATGATCTTAGGTTTTCGCAGTTCTCTAAATCTTTAGAACAAGAGAAAGGAAATCCCTCTTATCAGATTTCTCTGTGCACAAATAACGTATTGCTCCATGTTAAACAAAAATTCTGCTGTGTTTCTGTTGCTTGTATGTTGCTCTGTTCGATACTAGAGTCTATGTCAATGTTTGACTTTCGGGTCAAGACTGCTTGACAATCATAATGGCAATGACACACATCAATCTTAGAGGATCAGTTATATGAGAATTTCAGTCTTCTGTAGTTAGCTGCACGTAGTATCTCTAAATTCTGCAGCGCATACTCGGTAAAATTGATAAAGTTGGCTGTATTTTCTCAGTTGCATGGGCTGCTGAAGCATTCATCGGTACCTATGGAATAAATTACGGGAGGATTGCAGATAATATCCCTTCCCCTGACGAAGTTGTTACTCTTCTCAGAGCAGCGAAAATAAGGAATGTACGTATTTATGATGCTGATCACAGTGTCCTCAAAGCTTTTAGTGGAACTGGACTCGATTTAGTTGTTGGGCTTCCGAATGGTAACCTAAAAGATGTCAATGCTAGTGAAGATCATGCATTGGATTGGGTTAAAGAGAATGTGCAGTCTTTCCTCCCTGACACGCGGATTCGCGGGATCGCAGTGGGCAATGAAGTGTTAGGAGGAAGCAATGAGCTCTGGAGTGTTCTTTTGGGCGCAGTGAAAAATGTGTACAATGCCGTAAAGAAACTTCAGTTGGATGACGTGGTGCAAATAACAACTGCACATTCATCGGCCGTCTTTGCCAATTCTTATCCTCCCTCTTCTTGTAAATTCAATGATAATGTGGACCAGTACATGAAGCCTCTATTGGCATTTTTCCACGAAATCGGTTCCCCATTCTGTTTGAATGCTTACCCATTTTTGGCTTATCTGAGTGATCCCGGGAACATTGACGTCAATTATGCCCTCTTCCAGAAGACCCAGGGGATCTATGATGAGAAAAACGATATACACTATGATAATATGCTAGATGCTATTATTGATGCTGCCTATGTTGCCCTTGAGGATGCTGGATTTAAAAAGATGGAAGTCATTGTCACCGAGACAGGGTGGGCTTCAAAAGGAGATAGTAACGAAGCTGCAGCAACAGTGGATAATGCAAGAACATACAACTATAACCTGCGCAAAAGACTTGCCTTAAGGAAAGGGACTCCTTTGAGACCAAAATATGCACTGAAGGCTTATATTTTTGCCTTGTTTAACGAGAATCAGAAACCGGGACCGACTTCTGAGAGGAATTATGGACTGTTCAAGCCGGATGGAAGCATTTCTTATGAGATAGGATTTCCGGCGCTTAAATCTTCATCTGCAACATCTCTGCGTGTCTCTTTGAAGGTATGCAAATTTATGATCATCAGATTTTGTTAATCTTGATAGATGACACCTGGGGTTTGCGGGAAATTGGTCTTGCTAATGTTGTTGTAGGGTCatcaaatttctgtttcaatGTAATATTTAGAATCATGGCATGCTCATTAGGCCATTTTTCCTTTCTGTCGGGTTTCTCTTTTGATGCCAACTGCGGATCTCACCAACTCTTTTCTCCAATGAATCGCTGTAGCATGGTTTTATTTTAgccaattttccttttcacttgCAATGAGTCTAGACAAGAGAAAACATTAAAGTGAAACTCTCCTTCTCAAAATAGGTAAGCGATCTGATTCTTGCAACACTCAAGCTTCCTGTTTTGACTCAAAAGTGTAACTGATATGCCTAGGTCCTTGAATGTGATTACTTCGAATCATGGTACTTTGAGCCCGACAGAATTCATTTACCAGaaagtttgtatttttgtgCCATCAAccaattagtcaattgcagtTTGCATCCTATGGGCTCATATCAGTCGAtgtggagaattttttttactcatCTTCGTTCCATCTGTGATCATTCCTGGTGGCTACAAAGTAGCCTTCATGCATTTTACCTTAGCAAATTGGGCAATAGTCATGTTTCTAATCCTCCAATCTACcaacaaacaaaagaagtaTACCATTTGATCCCTTAATCAGCCAAAAAAATTGTAGTAAAAATGTATTATATCATGAGAAGGGAAGATAGTCCATTCCACCAAATAGGCCAATCGTATTGAAACTGCAGTTTGAGCCTTGAGGCTGCATGGAGATTTGCTTTATAAGTTTGTGGAATATGTCTAGTGTATTGTCACATCTGACTTGTTCATTTTCCTTAATACTTTCAAGTCAGAATCCTCTCTTATGTGAAGCTAATGTACATATTTCACCGTATAAACCACTGTTCCATATTGATTTGCGttcatagaaaataatttttttatgccaaaTGGTCTAAGGTTTTGAAGTCCTCTGTTTTCTCACGTGGTTTTTTCTCCTGCTCTTGGTGTCTATGCAGGTCATTCAAGCTCGAGCTTGTTTTGGGTCAAACTTCGCTGTGCATGTGGCCTCTACAGTGATACTGATACTGTTTTCCAGATTCTAAAATCAAGTCGGGATTTTTCCATTCATTTGGCACCAGCCATCTGAGGGGGTAGGGTTCTGCGGTTCTACAGATTACAACGGATATAAAAGATGATATATTCATTTTCCAGGAACGTTACCCAAAAATCTGCTGAGTATTTTCACTCGAGCAGGAATTGCATGACTTTGGGCAGATTCAAAAGCCTCTCTTCCTATATCAGTTATACaggtctctctcttttctctctttccagGATTTCTGGGTGGTTCTTAACTGTTGCttgcattgcattgcattttcatgTGACCTGTCTCTCGCGCGCCCGGGGGAGGGGGGGCGGGGTTGGGGGGAAGTACATCAATTGGCGTTTGTACTGCGTGACATGTTGACATGATATCACCGGCTGATGACATGCTTCTTTTGGCCCGCCGTCGCTCCTTGTAGGCATTATTATATATCCGATATACTTACACAGCGCGAAGGGTTGGCAATTCATGTTCACTTGTCAAGTATTGAGGGTAATATCGCTGATGACGCGGCGCTCGTTTCATCCAAATAATGACATAATCAGCAGAGCCCTTGTTAAGGGCTTTTTCTCATTGGCAATACAAAAATTTGTGGACTAAACTGCAAATTGATAAAGAGTGAAATTCagttttttgtgcatttttacCTCACGATTTGAAGGCAAAGATGCACTGCTATTTGTTGCAGCTTTTAAAACGAGATTTGCTCATGAAGAAAAAGCATTCTTAGACAATGTCTTGGTCAACATCTGTAGGTGGGAAATTAGTTTGGTGAAGATGTTTCCATCTGGGACAAACTCTTCTAGGGATGACTCAAGCCTTGCGTAGAAAACACCTAGAGGTCGGCACATGTATTGACTACGTTGTTCACCGAAGCGAAGAACATACTATAATCTAAACGATATAAAAACCGGTTATTTCCAAAGTTCAAATTGCCGTGCATGTGCAGCCATTTTTAAAATAAGAAGCCGAAGCGAAAAATCCGAACACGAGTCTTCCCGCCATCGATACCCCGTCAAACGATATGGGCAACCGATTCTTCGAAAATGTCTATAATCAGCGACACGGCTATTATTCTACATATATGTGCACAAAATGtccaatgaagatgaagaaaaactGAAGGTCCAAAGTGCTTagcgaagaaaaaaataagcgAGAGACATAAATAGTCAACGAAGGGCCAGAACGAAGTGATAAGAACGCGTAATCAAACTAATTATAGCGGAAATCATGACCAAAGATAAAAGGAGTCAATATTTCTAGACGGTGATTTTCTCTATCAAACCCCAATTTCACTCAAAATTGATTACCAAAACagccttaaatttattgcaattgtgccaattaagtcctaaacttttttttttgttagttgaatcataaatcttttataatcAGTGCCAGTTTAGTCCACTTTGTTGGCCCGTactaacatggatattttttaataaattttttttcttatttttttccctctttcttttgttttccttcctaAACCTACTGCTACCGTGGCCGGCGAGCTTCCGGGGAGGGCTTCATAGCCCCCGATCGGCCTCACCTCCGGCGCGCCTCATTGAAAAGGACGCATCGTTGGTAATTATCCCCTCAAAATTAcctaaagaaattataaaataaaaagaattgcaCAAATACGTCGATGTGTTTATTTTATATTCACGATGTCACCGCCCTAGAGCAGGTATCAACTCGTGGCGGTGCATTTATTTATCCCTGTTCGTTCCAGAGCTcgctttaaaaaataaaaataaaaatgaatcacctgctcatctctctctctttccttttgtccttttgtctttttgttttttggtcgaattttccttgttttcttccAAATTCTTTTCTACTTTCATTTCGACTTCTATTTTTCATGCATAGTTTTTTGCCATGTCAACGCTACCTACACTAACAAATATTTGGACAAAAGCTGGCGTCaatttccggcgtgccacgtcactAGATTTGGTCGTGAGCTCGCCAAAAAGAACCGAAGGGCACTCGATAAAGAACGTTTAGGACTTCATGCTTCAAGGTTCGTGGGTTTCAAACGTAAATTTATTGGAGACTGGAGAGGGCGCTCTTGAGTTGGCAATAGCGTAAGTTAAATTGTTACACACCGCTTGACAACGGATTCCATCTATTAATTTAAACATTATGAGTTAGGACTTTCTAACCATCTTCTAATTCCAGCAAACGTAGGTTGACGCATGCAGGAGCTTCGTTGACTTTTCTTGGCCAGTGAAGAGATACATGTCTGCACCAGATGATTCTAATGGGGATGCCACCATGAGGTTTGTCCTGAATTTCGAAATAAAATAGCAATCCATTGTCACATCAAAAAAGAAGATGACCTAGGCAAGTCATAAGCTTTAATTGGATTATAGACCAAGGATCGAACCACTCTTGCGCCAAATcgtcaaaagtgttctttttcttgctGATTTGAGGTACATTAATGTCgaaattttaattcttttcccCTAAAGTCAGTATTACTTGAACAAGTTATACGTATCCTCCATGTTTAGGAATGCGACCACCCACCTATTTCGAAAGGTTTTTACTTATCACGAGGGAGCACAAATCGATCTGCGCCGATTCAGGACAAAGTGAGACAGTTACATAGGATATCGTTGTTTAATTTAGAGGTGCTGCATGCAATGATAATATAAATGTTACTTGTGTTGTCAAAGATATAATTTCACTaaccaaaccaaaaagaaagcaTTAAAAGGCCCACCAAATCAAACGCAAGTGTTTTCAACCGTCCAAGGATTGAAGAGACTTTCCAACTGACTTCAAATCCTCCGGCTACATAAGCATGCATAACTGCAACAGAAATTTGCACATATACACTCCGACCGCATCATCAGTTGGCAAGCACAAACCACAGGTTTAGGCACCCAGGGCGACCTGAGATACACACATAGCTTCGACACGGCGCTGCGCTTAGCAAGATGGCCAGGGATAGAGCGATGCACAACTTAGCGGGTCGTGCTCTAGCGATCGCGGTGGTGGAAATATTGGCGATGTTGAGGAGCATGGAGGCGGCGTCATACACGGTGGGAGACTCCGCTGGTTGGAGCACCCCGGGGAACGGGGCCTCCTTCTACTCTAGCTGGGCGAGCGGCCACACCTTTCGTGTCGGCGACGTTTTAGGTACAATCACCAATTCTTCGGCTTTCATCGATCATGTCCACCGCCAATAAAGAGTTTGTGTATATATAGTTAGTATTTATTTGACATTTGAAATGATAATGTAATTCGAACTATACAAACTATGATTAATTTGAATACTATCAGCTCTAGTCATTACAACTTAGCTACATGTCCCATGGACGAAAGTGACGAACTATTATCATATATGTTGAGATATACGTATGAATTGTATTAGAAAAGTCtcacatcaaaaaattaatgCAGTGTGGAGTTGCCAATATGTATTAATTGGCTCATAATTCAATGGCTTAAGCGTTTGAGCGAATGTAGATTCGATTGAATATGTCAACTTGACTCGGATTTGAGCTCCCTTTTGATAATTCCATCCGATAAATGTATCGAACTTTTGTTAGTCGCTCCCAACAATATATGTGAACCATAGTCAACCCACTTAAGTCCACTTAATATGCTTCTTTTGCCCCTTGAATGTTCTGCACACTTTGATTTGCCAAGAAGTTTGAACATGCTTgacattcaaatttttttaatgattttttgacCGTTTATATGGCTTGGTTTCAATAAGTCAACGGGAGAAATAAGCATCACTTACTCTAAATTGCTCAAACCACAAGTAAATTTTTTGACATAGCTCGAGAAGAAGTAGCATTAGATGGACCAATATGGTTATTAGTATTACACATGGCGCTATACCATTAACAGGACATGTATAGATTACATGTGCGATTTTTAATCTGAATGGAAAAATTCATTTGACTTTGCAGTCTTCAACTTCATTGATGGCCAACACAGCGTTGCCGTCGTCTCGCCGTCGGACTTCAACAGCTGCAACACCGCTTCTCCAATCGCTCTCCTGACTAGTGCGCCCGTGGACTACACCATCAACACCACCGGGACCTTCTACTTCATATGCACCCATGACTCTCATTGCTCGCAGGGCCAAAAGCTGGCCGTCACAGCCGGCACGGCTTCTGGCCCCACCACCAGCCCGCCCGGCACCACcactccgcctcctcctccacctccggGCCATTCTGGCACGGGTTATCTGTACGCCTCAGACCGTGCCGTGTTTGCTTCTGTGGCCTTGTATTTTCTCATGATGTAGCTGGAGCACTGGGGTCAAATTGACTAGGACTACTATTTGTGCGAATAAGATTATTGTCTAGCGTGTGTCATGGTATACCTACGTTTtgtcgttctctctctctctctcgttgatgAGAATAAAGCTTGGTTAATTTCTATGTTAACATATTGTGTCACgagattgattttctttttcataaataaataaaaatgagctCACGGGTGATGTCATACTCAACTTAGCCACCGCTATTGGAGATTGTCAAATACTTTAATGGCTCAACCTTTTTTCATTTCCCTTATGACTTTGATACTCATTTTTTTGGGCTTTGACAATCCTATCATTTGTGTGGCCCATCACTTCTTATatgcttcccttttttttttttttcaactctttaatttcgtttcttctttttcactttacGGGTCCCACTTCCGTCTTCCTTAATCATCTTCCCCTGTGTCGGGCAAAATTGACATCCGTGCACTGGCATTGAAGAGACTAAATAACTACCTGTGTGGTTGTATGCGTCTTGAGTTGCTATTCGAGGAAATCCTCTATAAAAAGCTCGAAAGGAGGCGCTCACAAATCATCAAATCTAGTACGAGTGTCTCGACGCGTTCACTTCTTTCAAGCTCGGTAGAGTTTTGAGAGCATCATTGGCAAAAAGGGTCTTTGATGGTTGGTGTGTTAGCATTGATGAGAACTTCTTGCCGAAGGAATATATCTACccttgatcttcatgatttttaCTTCAGAGAATGTACCTACTAGAATTTTgcagtgactttttttttcatgctaaTATTGTCTAAGTATGTTTCATGAAATGATTATTGTTTTCTTTCCAAATATATCTATGGTACTATTCTTTAAATTCATGCGTGCACTAGCATCGAAGAGATTGAATAACTACCCGTGAGATCGCATGGGTCTCGAGTTGCTATTTGATAATACAAATTAGAAAAGGTCGAAAAACCGAAGGAGATTACATTGAGCAGCCAGGATGGCAAGATACTCACGAATCATCAAATCGAGTGTGGTGGCCTTGACGCGTTCACTTCTTTCGAGCTCGGTAGAGTTTTGAGAGCATCATTGATGGATAGGGTCTTTGACGGTTGGTGTGCTAGGATGGATGAGAACTTCTTGTTGAAGAAATATATCTAccattgatcttcatgatttttaCTTGAAAAAGTTTAAAGAATGTACCTTTGAGAAATTtgcagtgatttttttttttggctaatattGTCTGACTATGTTTCATGAAATGATCATTGTTTTCTTTCCAAGTATATTTACGGTACTATTATTTAACTTCATCCGTGCACTGGCATTGAAAAGATTGAATAACTACCCGTGGGTCGCATGGGTCTCGAGTTGCTATCCGAGGAAATCCTCGCTGAAAAGCCAAAGAGATTACATTGAGCGGCTGGGATGACAATGTACTCTCGGATCATCAAATCGAATATGGATGCCTCGATGCATTCACTTCTTTTGAGCTCGATAGAATTTTGAGAGCAACATCGGTGGATAGGGTCTTTGATGGTTGGTGTGTTAGGATTGATGAGAGCTTCTTATTTAAGGAATATATCTACCTTGATCTTCGTGATTTTTACTTGTAAAAGTTCAGGGGATGTACCTACAAGAATTTTGCAGTGACTTTTTTTTCATGCAAATATTGCTTGACTATGTTTCATGAAATGATCATTGTTTTCTTTCCAAGTATATCTACGATACTATTATTTAACTTGATCAATGCACTTGCATCGAAGAGATTGAATAACTACCTTGTGGGGTCGCATGGGTCTTGAGTTGCTATTCCGAGGAAATCCTCTATAAAAAGGGTCGTAAAGCCAAAGGAGAGATTACATTGAGCACCTGGGATGACAAGGTGCTCATGGATTATCAAATCGAATATGGATGCCTCGACTCGTTTACTTCTTTTGAGCTCTGtatcaacaaattaaaagtttagaaaccatattacatattgagccTAAGTTCAAAGAGCATTTGCGTCATTATCCCACAAAAAAACCACGTCGGTATTCGCCATTAGCCAATTTGGAAGGACTTGAaagaagaacttgattgcactattttgataaattttagtacTTGATTgtaccttttgaaagttttaacatCCCATCACACTTTTgttataaattttaagacttttcaATATACacggcggttcattccgattccttttttaataataatttttaaaataataaataataaaataaacataataaattataaattataaaatacaattaaattgtacattgtaataaaatatggggaaaaaaaaaagaaggaatgagcttgaacttaatgaattatcattaagcgcttacatatcttcttggggatagaagaatcaaagcccatgtagttcttttacctttgagaaccccaacttacctcatcgtcaatcgtatGGTTGGTACCCGGGggggtggtatctccaacatcatcgctaaaaaattcgtattcacgatctaactcttggtgtcgatttATCGCCCTCCCCCcattccccaaaaaaattttaagtttcaaaagtggggttaatcttgaacggcgagagtccaaaattaatcatccagactaaatacttgttcaacgcaaccgttgaagaaggggttgataatatttgacgagcgatgagggcggaactggataatcgatttggtgactcttccaccacttgatttcaaaatctgtactatgttcgcatcacgaaactcaaattgagtggttaaatatttttctaattcagaaatactactgttgcccttcttttttttttttttttttgcctactcttaagcatattataccctctactaagtgaactaccacattcgctacgtgaggcagtagattgtaaagatccggaatcacttaaacaatATCTACtagaaaattctccatataatgctactatagattctttaatatctcataatatatttgaaatatctattgaatcttccaaatgtaaacaatcatgataatacacattcaaataatcttgtaaaccgtctaatttaatacgtggataaaaaacaataccaactaaatagacaagaggaatttgcaaataataatgcaaccatttttctcgcattactaaaatagttcgacctaattcggtatcattttcatattcactaaaaacactaccaatattaacacactctattaaaaataaatgcgttgtaggataataaatacaagataaagtcttagtagcatcattaaaaattttcaaaatatctaaaattttcttgcaaacgtcccaatgttgaggaagtaaagtaatttgggaatattttgtgaaataaacatacataataaatctttatattcaaa
This genomic interval from Rhodamnia argentea isolate NSW1041297 chromosome 4, ASM2092103v1, whole genome shotgun sequence contains the following:
- the LOC115728577 gene encoding glucan endo-1,3-beta-glucosidase 14 isoform X1; translation: MKRGKLFVQGLYLLLLWSNDPIVAWAAEAFIGTYGINYGRIADNIPSPDEVVTLLRAAKIRNVRIYDADHSVLKAFSGTGLDLVVGLPNGNLKDVNASEDHALDWVKENVQSFLPDTRIRGIAVGNEVLGGSNELWSVLLGAVKNVYNAVKKLQLDDVVQITTAHSSAVFANSYPPSSCKFNDNVDQYMKPLLAFFHEIGSPFCLNAYPFLAYLSDPGNIDVNYALFQKTQGIYDEKNDIHYDNMLDAIIDAAYVALEDAGFKKMEVIVTETGWASKGDSNEAAATVDNARTYNYNLRKRLALRKGTPLRPKYALKAYIFALFNENQKPGPTSERNYGLFKPDGSISYEIGFPALKSSSATSLRVSLKVSMQVIQARACFGSNFAVHVASTVILILFSRF
- the LOC115728577 gene encoding glucan endo-1,3-beta-glucosidase 14 isoform X2 → MKRGKLFVQGLYLLLLWSNDPIVAWAAEAFIGTYGINYGRIADNIPSPDEVVTLLRAAKIRNVRIYDADHSVLKAFSGTGLDLVVGLPNGNLKDVNASEDHALDWVKENVQSFLPDTRIRGIAVGNEVLGGSNELWSVLLGAVKNVYNAVKKLQLDDVVQITTAHSSAVFANSYPPSSCKFNDNVDQYMKPLLAFFHEIGSPFCLNAYPFLAYLSDPGNIDVNYALFQKTQGIYDEKNDIHYDNMLDAIIDAAYVALEDAGFKKMEVIVTETGWASKGDSNEAAATVDNARTYNYNLRKRLALRKGTPLRPKYALKAYIFALFNENQKPGPTSERNYGLFKPDGSISYEIGFPALKSSSATSLRVSLKVIQARACFGSNFAVHVASTVILILFSRF
- the LOC115730293 gene encoding umecyanin-like → MARDRAMHNLAGRALAIAVVEILAMLRSMEAASYTVGDSAGWSTPGNGASFYSSWASGHTFRVGDVLVFNFIDGQHSVAVVSPSDFNSCNTASPIALLTSAPVDYTINTTGTFYFICTHDSHCSQGQKLAVTAGTASGPTTSPPGTTTPPPPPPPGHSGTGYLYASDRAVFASVALYFLMM